Within the Rosa rugosa chromosome 2, drRosRugo1.1, whole genome shotgun sequence genome, the region agagagagagctatgCATCAACTTGATGGGATATATCTTCCTATGCAAGAATGCTTGGGTTTGTTTGATATGTCAATAAAGGACTTTTTCTGTGCAATAGTGATTACccttgtgtgtgtttgtgtagGCTGCGCTAATTACATTCATGCAAGTAGATAGTCTCTTGCAATAAATCTACTCTATGCTATCCTAGTAGATAGCATATGCATGTCTAGTAGAAGTGTTTCAGTCTCATAGTCTTCAAGTAGATAGATTTTTTTGTGTGGTGGATTTGATACGTGCATTACTAAAGTGATGTCTGTATTGCAGGTTTTTGGGGAGATAGCAGAGGGGTTGGAGACATTGACAAGGATCAATGAGGCTTATGTGGACGAGAGCAACAGACCCTATAAAAATATTAGGTCGGTCCCCCTTTTGCCTACATATTGGATGATCCTTTTGAAGATCCTTCACAACTATCTGAGTTAATTCCTGGAGCCTCCCCGGAAGGCAAACCAAAGGATGAGGTAATTACTGATAGTTGTTATATTCTATTACCAGGTGTGAATACCAAACTAAGATACAAATGAAAAATCTATTTCTTGTATAGCACTTGGAATATATAGCAAGTTCCCGGAATAGTATGAGCATAGTGATCCTACTATGCCTAGTTCTGATCAAGTTTGTTGGCAAAACTTTTAGCTGGAAGGTTGTGGGCCAATGATTATTTTATATTCTACAGTTACATGTGGGTCTCTCCTTATTAATATTGGTCCAACATGCGGAGTTTTTAGTTATTGGAAAGTTTCAATTGTAGGGTTAAAGTCAGAATCTTGGATAAGTCTGTTTAACCATATTTTAAAAAGCTTGAGTTGTTTGGATGTGGATTAATCATTAGATTTTATTCTAAGGTACTCAAAGTTTTGACTTATCTCTATTATGATTTCTGACTAGGTTGATCTTCCTTTCCCACTTTCTTGCCATGTCTGTGTAACAGATAGGGGATATTCCTGATGTTGAGATAAAGCCGCCTGACAatgtgctttttgtttgtaaACTGAATCCAGTCACTGAAGTATGTAGTCTTCTTTTCatgatttttgttttcattttgacCTTGTTTTCTGGTGCCTACAATTTTGGCACTATGACTATATGTTGTTGTAACAAGCTGCTGAGTAGTTTGGCTCTTGATGCAGGATGAGGACTTGTTCACAATTTTCTCACGCTTTGGAACTGTGCAAGCGTAAGAGTAGTATTCTTGTTTGTTAATTACTAATAACTTCTGGGATTTGTGAGTTAGGGATTACAAAGAGCTTATGTGATGATATGTAAATGATTGCAGGGCTGAAATAATACGTGATTATAAGACTGGAGACAGTTTGTGTTATGCGTTCATAGGTGAGTGAATTTTATGTTAGATACTAATTCTTTCCTTCTGTTTCACGTACGAAATATACTTGTCTTCTGTGCTTGAGAATGTATTTTTGTTACCTTTGCTTTATATGTCCTTCGATTTCTGTCCTTCCAACGTCTGTGCACAAGTTCAGTGGTTGACCTTAGTCCTTAAGTATCATCACGTTCTCTATCCTTTACTTATTCTCTTCTTGTCGAATTCATTTCAGTTTGTTTAGTGTAGTATTCAAATTTCTGATTATGTTAAGCTAATCATTATGACATTTTGTAATGCCAGAATTTGAAACGAAAGAGGCATGTGAACAAGCATATTTCAAGGTATGCTGAAAGAATCAATTTACCTATTTCTTGAATCTAATTGTCATTTCCTGCGTGCATGCACGATAATCTTAGTACTTGCTTCATTCTATGATTCTTAATCTTGTCATAAGTTATTGTAGCAACTTTTATGGAGATCATAATTAAGATCGAACTTGTGGTGTTGCTCAGttcttttcttgtttaattGTTGCCACAGAATAAACAATCAATCATTTAACATCACAAATACATTCAAACATGTCATTTACATATCAATGTGCACACACCAGAACATATCAGATACACATCGACATAAGCATGACAAGGAGACTTGGAAGACCAACCTTTTTCAGTTGCTTGGAGAGCCATTTGGAAATGAGCAGAGTGCGGCTGGAAATGATGGCAGGAGCTGGAATGAGGAACTCAATAAAAGCCTTCTGTGAAGCACTCAATATGTGAAAAGCTAGATGGTATTGCTACTGTATTTTCAGCGTATCTTGAGTGAACACAGGGGGACTCCTATTTATACAGAGAAGTGGATCACTCTAAGCTCAGTCCCATCAAGGAGTTAGAGTTTCAATCCAACTCTACTGCATGTACATATCTTCATTTATCTTGTTATACAAGATAAATGCATAAGCCTCTTGTATTTATCTAAACAGAATATATTAGATAGATATCACCAAGTTTAAGTTTATTAATTATCTCATGTTATTTATCCTGCTTTTAAATAACAGTTGTTATGCTTTAAGTAACTATTATCAGTCCACTctaacattctcccacttggactggGAATAGTTTCTATAACAAGAAGTCATAATGTCTCAGGTATAATAACATTCTTTAGTGCGCAGTGAGATAAATAACAAGCTTTTAAGACTTATAACATGAACTGTCAAAATGCTGATATAACACAGAGTTAAGAGACAAACTGTGCTTATCTAAACACAGTAGCTACAAAACTACAAGTATCAGTCCTGCATTTCACATGAATAACTGAAGACATTAATATAATCTTGCAAAAGTGTTCTTGATTATTCTGTAAACTCAACATTAATGCAAGATGGTCCTCTTTAAGGTTCTGTATGTATGAACCAGAATACATAATTTTCAGTCTGAAATTTTTTCCTTCATGTACTCACTTTAACTACCTGTAAGAACTGTAAAACAGGTATATATAGCAGCAACAGGTATAAACAAAATAGGTTAGTAGAATTCTTGCAGCAAAACGTAAGTAATCTTGCTGCAAAAATTGACGTCTGATTCATTTGAGTCATTCTCTAAATAAATAAGGCATTCTGTAATTAATTGATATCAAAGCCCATTTTTGTTGCACAAATGAATAATGCTTTGATTGATGACTGAAGAAATATTCTGTAAACAAGGAATGGAATACTTTGTAATTATTTGATATCAAAGCCCATTCTGAATCTCTTGTTTTATTCAACATTTTTGTGGTACAGATGGATAATGCTTTGATTGATGACCGAAGAATTCATGTAGATTTTAGTCAGAGTGTTGCAAGGTTGTGGTCCCAATACAGGCGCAAAGAAGCGGGCAAAGGTATAGAGTTTAAAGCATGCAGAAAAGATATATGATTGGTTCCTTTctgttcattttctttttcttctgtcttGAGGCAACTTTGTTGGTGACCTGCTATGTAAAATTGGAATGTGTTATCATTCTCTGGTACAGTTCTCCTATGTTCATTTTCTAAATATATCAACTTAGCTAACCTTTGCACTGGTTTGGTGTGCTTTGTAATTAATGAAATGAACTTCTGAGATATGAAAGATTGATAATAGGTTGTAAAActaatttttcatttgtttattCTTTGCTTGGTGTTTTTGTTGGTGTTTCTAGGAGTTATGTCAGTGGATATTAAATCTGTATCTTATGAAAATGTATGATCGGGTACTCTATGGAGTGTTATGAATACATAATTGTATCGACATTTATCCTTCAGGATCCAATTACACTCCAGAATTTATTTGTATCACCTACCATAGTAGGTACGATTGCAACAGGACTGAATTAATTCTTTGTTGCTGTAGGCAAAGGCTGCTTCAAATGTGGTGCACTTGATCACATTGCCAAGGAGTGCACTGGTGATAATGCCAGTAAACAGCAACCTCAAAAGTACGTATTGAAGAGTGATAATGCACAGCGCGGTGGAGGCAACACAACTCTAGGTATGTCGttctttgtgtgtgtgtgattgGACCTAAACTTGAACAAAACGAAATGACATATCATGCCATTCTGGCTTGTTGACATTCGAGAGGAAAaaatgagggagagagagagagagagagagagagagagtgtgtgtgtgttttgtgCTTGTCTGATGTTATTATGATTCTTGCAGTTATGAGATGGTATTTGATGAGATACTCCAGAAAGTCCAAGACAATAAAAGAGACATCAAGACCATGATCCAATTAACCGAGTTGagaaccaaaacatgaataggCAGAGTTCTGATTTTGATCCAAAGAACCTGTCATTCCAGCACTTCTGTAGTCATTATTTTGACCCTGGGAAGTTCTAGCGGGGTAATCATTCTCAACATATGACTGCTCAGATGCAGGCCTAGATGCCGGCCTTGAGGTTCCAGATCTTGTACCTCCAGCCTGCAAATGACTGTTACTTGTTGCCTCATGTCGGAATTTTAACTGACGAGCCATGATCCAGGTCTTGGTGCTCCATCCTGGATTTAGTCTTCGTAGCAGTTGCTACAGTTCCTTCAACATCGTCGGAAGATGGAAATCTATTTTGTTCATACAGCTCCAACATTTGATTGCTAACCTCTGCAGAAAAAGTAGTCAACTGAAACCACTAGCAaatacatttaaaaaaaaaatcttaagtAATAAAGACATGATCACAGGACTCTATGGTGGGAGGACGGATGGAGGGAGAGAGACAGAGGGAGTGAGGGATATTAAAACTCTTTCTCCTGGTTGGTTGAACATTTCAGGTCTTTCTCAGAACCATATGACACTAACGAAAAAATTTATAGGGTCGAAAGTAGAGACTCTAGAATGATGAAGAAATTCATCAGATGAGAATGAGGATGGGAAAGAACATTATTGATTGCTCCATAGTATTATGTATTGTAATAAATCAAGGAGACCCACCCTCCTATTGGCGTGGGGTGACATCAAACTCTTGCCACCAGACCTTCTCGCCATCTGATGGAAGCTTTACTTTGAGGAACTTGGCGGCAAGAAAAATGGCACCAGCTGCAATGTGGTGGGGCTTAAATTGCAAGCAAAGAGAAGTCCGAAGTCTGCATGCCACATTCCAAGTTCAAGAAGAAATGAAGACAGGCCAAGAACAAGCAACAGATATAAACTAAGAGAAATCATACCCATCATTAGCAAATTCCATGCAACTTGGGCGAGGGCATTTTGAGCtactttgaatttctttattgcCTCCACCAGGGGTTTATACGGATGGTGTACATTGAAATCAAAAGCAAGAGTTCCAAGAACAACCCTCTCGCCAGTTAAAATCAATTCCTTCTGCTGTTCATATACCTCCTGCGTGATTGTTGCATATATGTGAATAGACTAAACAAAAAATACCAACAGAAAATACTTCACATCTGACACAAACTATAATTAAACAGTATGTTCAGTTATACATATCTGAGAATACTTGAACAGTAAATTTGATGAGActcatgagagagagagagaggagagagcaAACAGTTAAGCAATGAATGCTTTGATTTTCAGTCAAGCAGACTTAGTAGTTGGCTAGAGGGCACACATATAGGTAACATAATGCAACATGGGTATGCACACTGTGAATGCTCAACCTAAAGAAGGTAACTAAACATGAAAAAGTTGTATAAGCAGAGGGGATACAATAAGCAATTGAGAACCTGGGGTgaaaatagagaagaaaaacAATAGTGCATAGATCAGAATCACCCcaaaaaaaattaggaagaACCAAGTAGTGGGATGCATTTACAAACACAATTATGATAAGTTGATAACTACCTTTTGCTTGATTCTCTGAGCTGCTGCAGGATCTTCTTATGAATAATTTCATAGGAGACAAGGATAACATCTTTCAGAGGCCAGGGAGTTTCTTCAACCTTACCGGCGAGAAACATACAGAGTGTTGCAATGGTCTGACATAAATGTTTAATAAAATTTAGTCAATAAGGTAACTCATTCCGGATCACTTAAATTACACAGATATTTATGGTCGTTAGAAAGAGAGTGGGTTTTCAAATCTGAATATGGTAATCCCACTCCCAATGTCGCTTCATGCCCGGCTATAATCATCAGTCCAATATCAGTTTTCCTATTATCTATTTGTTCATTAATCACATCAGGGCTCTAAATGGATATCAGACTTGTGGAAGAAAAATGTAAACTGTAAAATCTTCTCACTAAGTAGCTTCCCTTTCCCAAGCATGAAAATAATTGTCCTTTACAAGGTAGAGAGAGATTAAATAGATGCCATAAATGTATTACCTTTCACCTCAGCTAGAAAGTCTAAAGCTAACTCAGATACATATCAACCAGAAGATGAAAGCATAATGGATTGAAGCCATTCCAGGTTGATAATACTCACCCTTCTATCATTCTTTGCATGCGATTGGCAAATGTAGAACCGATGACAGAAAATTATGGCTGTTGCAATTGTTACCTGGGGTCTGCAATAGCAAAACAAAATGTTCAGGATCACCAACATGTTGAatcattgatctcaattttttGGTACGACATGAGTCACCAGATAATAAAGTGCGAGTCAAAACACAAGATACTACACTCAATCCACTAGAATGAACCTCCAAAGTTCAAACTGAACGTTTAACTATCAGTTATCTTTATGAAGTACCACAGCTATAATAACTTTACATATCTTCAGTCCAGATGACTAGCCATTTCAATCTTAGACatgtttttatatataaatgTATCTGAAT harbors:
- the LOC133731075 gene encoding peptidyl-prolyl cis-trans isomerase CYP59-like, yielding MVYAHKITAILFYFTLRDDLDYLDGKYTVFGEIAEGLETLTRINEAYVDESNRPYKNIRFYSKIGDIPDVEIKPPDNVLFVCKLNPVTEDEDLFTIFSRFGTVQAAEIIRDYKTGDSLCYAFIEFETKEACEQAYFKMDNALIDDRRIHVDFSQSVARLWSQYRRKEAGKGKGCFKCGALDHIAKECTGDNASKQQPQKYVLKSDNAQRGGGNTTLVMRWYLMRYSRKSKTIKETSRP